The Brevibacillus humidisoli DNA segment GTTTCTTTCCGTTGGCTATAGATCTGTTTGTTTTCCTCGGTATGCCGGAGGTGGTCTACCTCTTCGAGGTAATCAGCCCAGATGTGGCGACTCACTCTCTTTGTGTAGTCTTTACTTTCCGTGCATTGTTTCAAAAACGGACAACTTCGGCAAACTTGAGAATTTGATCGATAGATACGGTACCCATCCTTGTTTGTTGTCTCATATGTTAAGATTTGCTCGTTCGGGCAGATGTAGCAGTCGAAATATTCATCATACACATATTCGTACTTTTTAAAAAAACCTTCTTTGGTGCGTGGTCTTGTGTAGGGCATAACGGGGCGAATCTGGTCATCAATCAGTGTTTTACTGATGTAAGGCGTCTTGTATCCGGAGTCCACCGCCACAGCCTGAGGTTGTTCGAACGTCTGTCGCACTTGATTCAAAACATCCTCAAAAACCTGACTGTCATGCACATTGCCTGGCGTTACCTTTGCGCCAAGCACAAATCCATTTCGATCACATGCCGTATGAAAACTATAGGCAAATACACGTTCCTTTTCCCCCTTTACAAACAATCCGCAATCCGGGTCAGTTGTGCTGACCTTCACCTCCTTCTTCGAAGTTTCTGTCTTTTTTTCAAGGGGCTTCTTTCCATGTGCAATACGATCCTGATTGATTTCTTCGTCCAGTAGCTCTTGATATTTCTTGGCTTGTTCTTCAACGATTTCTTTCACGTATTTATGCTTATTCGCACTGGCTTTTACATGCGTAGCATCGATGAAAAGCACGTCAGGCTTCACGAATCCATGATGTACCGCCTCTTCCAATATTCGAAGGAAGATCGACTCGAAGAGTTGAGTATTCCGAAAACGGCGAACATAGTTCTTGCCTAGGGTCGTGAAATGGGGAATGGGCTGACTGAAGTCATAGCCAATGAACCACCGATAGGCAACATTGGTTTCGATCTCTTTAATCGTTTGCCGCATGGAACGAATACCAAAAAGATATTGGATGAGAGCAATTTTGACTAAGACTACAGGGTCAACACTGGGTCTGCCGTTGTCATGACAGTAGAGGCTTTCCACTAAGTCATAGATGAATGAAAAGTCGATTGCATTTTCGATTTTTCGTACGAGATGATCTTTTGGCACCAACTCATCTAACGAGAATGCAGATATCTGATAACGGCCTTCGGCCTGTTGCTTATTAAGCATAATGCCACCTCCAAAAATAACTATTGAAAACGTAACATGTTCTATATTCAACAAAAAAGCCTGCAGACCCTGTTCCTTACGGAACTTTGTCTACAGGCTGGGCCCCTCAATGGATGAGGGGCTCCTATTATTTATCCAGCCGTTCCTCACGGATATCTCCGAGAGCAAGCGCCTCTCTGATCTCCGTCGGCTCACCTGCGGACAGGGGCCGGTTTACTTCTACGATAGGCGGAGTCTCATTGTACGACTCAGTGATTCCTTCCGTCGGACTCATTTCCTCCGGCGTTCCCACATCCTGCATCGCCGGTGGAAATCGATTCTCCCGATCCTGCATCACAGTCACTTCCCTCCTTTGTCAACCTGCCGTGAGACGAACTGCGGCGCAACATGCGTGTCACGACAGAGTCTTCTCATACATAACTAGGTTCCCGCTCCATGATGCTGCCTTGAGCTTTTACTGTGCCAACATGACGCTCCAGTCCTTTAATCCGTTCCACCATACTGTGGTCAAGGATCTTGATCAATTCCACCAGCAGACGGATCGAATGTTCAAGATCATCCCGGTGTACGATCGACACGTGGCTGTGAATATAGCGGGCCGCGACACTTACGACCATGGTGGGAACGCCGCGGTTTGCCGTGTGGATTTTTCCGGCATCGGTTCCTCCACCCGGCATCAGGTCGATTTGATATGGGATGCGATGTTTTCTTGCCGTCTCAATCACCAGGTCACGCAGATTGAGATGGGGAATCATGCTGGTATCGTAAAAACCGAGCAGTGGCCCAGCTCCCAAGCGGGAATGACCTTCTTTCTGGTTCATCCCGGGAGTATCTCCCGCAACGCCTACATCGAGGGCAAAAGCAATATCTGGTGCAATCGTGTTGGCTAACGTCTGGGCACCGCGCAGACCTACTTCTTCCTGCACCGTCGCTCCAGCATATACCGTGTTGGGATGATCCTCCTGTCTCAATCTCTCCATTACCTTTAACGCTACGTAGCATCCCGCCCGGTTATCCCATGCCTTACCCAGCAGCAGACGCGGATTGGGCAGCACTTCAAACGGGCAGACCGGGACGATCGGATCACCCACTTCTACACCAAAGGCTTCTGCTTCTTCCCGGCTTGAGGCGCCGATGTCCACAAACATCGTATCGATATCGAGCACGTTTTTTCGCTCTTGAATCGATAGGACGTGTGGTGCTTTGGAGCCGGTCACCCCTGTCAGATCGCCCTTGCGCGAGAGGACCTTCACACGCTGTGCCAGAACCACGTGCCCCCACCAACCGCCCAATGGCTGCATACGCAAAAAGCCGTCTTTTGTAATATGGCTGACCATAAAAGCTACTTCGTCCATGTGCCCTGCGAGCAGGATCTTAGGCCCTTGTTCTCCCATCCTGCCAACAATACTACCCAGATTGTCGCTGATCACATGTGCGGTATGCCGCTCGATTTGCCCACGCATCAGGTTGTGGATGCGCACTTCAAAACCGGGCGGACCTGCCGTTTCCGTTAATTCCTTCATTAACAGCAGATCGTTATCCATGGTCTCATCCCTCCTGTGTGTAGGATGACCATGATTCAGGAATGATATGTCTAAAGAGGATTAGGTTCGCTTCGTCGCCTCCTGCAGCACGGCACCTACGAACAGCCTCATGACGTCTCCACAAACCTTGGCCGGCAAACGTTCCGTTTTTCTCATCCACCGCTTTAACCGGAGCAGATGAACGGCTGCATGCACCGTTCTTCCCTTCATCCCTTCCTCGATCAGCGCTGTAGCGACAAGTCCCACCTTGGCCCAATGCCAATATTTTTCCAGCCAACGGCGCATTTCCCGAGCCAGCTTCCGGTTCTGCATCCCGTCAAGCAAACGAATCGCATTTTGCTCCATCTCCGCGAAAACCTGCTTTAATCGGTTCACTGCCTCGCCGCGATCACCGTACAAAAAACGGTAGCGAAACTGCTGCAGCGTCTCCATCAGTACGGGCGATTCCCGATCGTTTAAAAATGAACTGCGCACATTGTCGGCAAACTGCATGAAGGCCTCCGCATCCGCTTCACCCACCACCTGCACGATTGCGCAACGCCACGACTGTTCCGGATCGTACTGTTTTGGATCTGCCAGGTAATCGGCGATCGTCAGCAACGGGATTTTGGAGCTTTCTGCCATTTGCATCGCATTGGAGACGTAACCTGCAGCGTAGCGGTACAACATGGGGTCGCGGTGCAGAAGCGGACCGATATGCAGTTCATCGGACATCGCCAAGTCGTTGACTGGATAGTTGTCCCAGTATAAGGGACGTCGGAGGGACTCCTGTTCAAAATAGCGGGCATCCCCTTCTGTCAAAAAAGGAGAGCAGACAAAGCGTCCTGTCCAAAAGACGGGTACCTCCTGCGGAAGATGTCGGCTGAGATAGGTGATGTAAGGTTCACTGCCCAACCCATGGTATTGGGTTGGGCAGATTATCAGGTTGGGATCATCC contains these protein-coding regions:
- a CDS encoding IS1182 family transposase; this translates as MLNKQQAEGRYQISAFSLDELVPKDHLVRKIENAIDFSFIYDLVESLYCHDNGRPSVDPVVLVKIALIQYLFGIRSMRQTIKEIETNVAYRWFIGYDFSQPIPHFTTLGKNYVRRFRNTQLFESIFLRILEEAVHHGFVKPDVLFIDATHVKASANKHKYVKEIVEEQAKKYQELLDEEINQDRIAHGKKPLEKKTETSKKEVKVSTTDPDCGLFVKGEKERVFAYSFHTACDRNGFVLGAKVTPGNVHDSQVFEDVLNQVRQTFEQPQAVAVDSGYKTPYISKTLIDDQIRPVMPYTRPRTKEGFFKKYEYVYDEYFDCYICPNEQILTYETTNKDGYRIYRSNSQVCRSCPFLKQCTESKDYTKRVSRHIWADYLEEVDHLRHTEENKQIYSQRKETIERVFADMKEKHGMRWTTLRGLEKVTMQAMLVFAAMNLKKMATWLWKSGRQKVKDQNTFGIFIKLLNKRPLLFVQRGSLSAI
- a CDS encoding M42 family metallopeptidase, encoding MDNDLLLMKELTETAGPPGFEVRIHNLMRGQIERHTAHVISDNLGSIVGRMGEQGPKILLAGHMDEVAFMVSHITKDGFLRMQPLGGWWGHVVLAQRVKVLSRKGDLTGVTGSKAPHVLSIQERKNVLDIDTMFVDIGASSREEAEAFGVEVGDPIVPVCPFEVLPNPRLLLGKAWDNRAGCYVALKVMERLRQEDHPNTVYAGATVQEEVGLRGAQTLANTIAPDIAFALDVGVAGDTPGMNQKEGHSRLGAGPLLGFYDTSMIPHLNLRDLVIETARKHRIPYQIDLMPGGGTDAGKIHTANRGVPTMVVSVAARYIHSHVSIVHRDDLEHSIRLLVELIKILDHSMVERIKGLERHVGTVKAQGSIMEREPSYV
- a CDS encoding protein O-GlcNAcase is translated as MSSTECFPLRGVIEGFYGKPWTHQERLDMIAFLANHRFNSYFYSPKDDPYLRERWMDPHPPEQLEQLRQLVEQANQCGLMFFYCVSPGLQLEYASDAHFNLLVGKYRVMYERGCRHFALLFDDIPLALMHPNDSTRFDHLAEAQVHLTQRLWHTLQQWMDDPNLIICPTQYHGLGSEPYITYLSRHLPQEVPVFWTGRFVCSPFLTEGDARYFEQESLRRPLYWDNYPVNDLAMSDELHIGPLLHRDPMLYRYAAGYVSNAMQMAESSKIPLLTIADYLADPKQYDPEQSWRCAIVQVVGEADAEAFMQFADNVRSSFLNDRESPVLMETLQQFRYRFLYGDRGEAVNRLKQVFAEMEQNAIRLLDGMQNRKLAREMRRWLEKYWHWAKVGLVATALIEEGMKGRTVHAAVHLLRLKRWMRKTERLPAKVCGDVMRLFVGAVLQEATKRT